The sequence GACTCGGCGCATTCGCGCATCGCCTCGTGCGCCATCGCCCTGTTGCTTATCGCCCACCGGCTCAGGGCGCTGGCAGAACCGGCATGAAGCAGGCGCTGCTGGTCATCAACTCGGGCTCGTCCAGCGTCAAGTTTGCCGCCTACGACGTGGCCCGGCCCGATTCGGCCCTGGCGCGCATCGCCAACGGCAGGATCGAAGGCATAGGCGGCAAGCCGCGCCTGCTGGTGTGGGGGCAGGACGGCGCGCTGCTCGAAGACAGTCGCATCAGCGTGTCGGCCGACCCGGTGCTGGGGCCGGAAGAGGCGTTTGAAGCGCTGTTCGACTGGCTGGGCCGGCACGCGGCCGGCCGCACGCTGCTGGCCGTGGGCCACCGGGTGGTGCATGGCGGCGAGCGGTTTGCGCGGCCGGCGCGGGTCACGCCGGAGATCTTGGCGCAGCTCGATGGCTTCACGCCGCTGGCGCCGCTGCACCAGCCGCACAACCTGTCGGCCATCCGGGCGATTGCCAGCCTGCTGCCCGAGCTGGCGCAGGTCGCCTGCTTCGACACCGAATTCCACGCCACCCAGCCGTGGGTGGCGCAGGCCTGCGCGCTGCCGCGCCACATCACCGAGGCCGGCGTGAAGCGCTACGGCTTTCACGGCCTGTCGTATGAATACATCGCCAGCGTCTTGCCCGGCCATCTGGGCGCGGCGGCGAATGGCCGCGTCGTCGTCGCGCACCTGGGCAACGGCGCGAGCCTGTGCGCCATGCAGGACCGGCGCAGCGTCGCCTCGACCATGGGATTCACCGCGCTCGACGGCCTGATGATGGGCACGCGCTGCGGCAGCCTGGACCCGGGCGTGGTGCTGTACCTGATGAGCGGGCTGGGCATGAGCGTTCAGGCGGTTGAAAAGCTGCTGTACGAGCAGTCGGGCCTGCTCGGCGTGTCGGGCATTTCGGGCGACATGCGCACGGTGGAGGCCAGCGATACGCCCGAGGCACGGCAGGCGATTGAGCTGTATGTGTACCGCGTGGGCCAGCAACTCGGCAGCCTGGCCGCGCCGCTGGGCGGGCTCGATGCGCTGGTTTTCACCGCCGGCATTGGCGAGAACAGTGCCAGCCTGCGGCGCAGGGTTTGCGAGGATGCGGCGTGGCTGGGCGTGGCGCTGGACGAGGACGCCAACCAGGCGCAGGCATCCGGCCCACGCTGCATCAGCACGCCGGGCAGCCGAGTGGCGGTGTGGGTCATTCCGACGAACGAGGAGTTGATGATTGCCCGGCACACCCAGGCGGTGCTGCAGGGGCGCGGGGCGCACGACTGGCGCGCGGACGGCATGTAACGCTACGTGGTGGCGCCGGCACCTGAAGCCACTATTAATTTAATAGCTGTCTGTGCTTATGGATAGTGCGCAAAAGGACTTTTTTGCTTGAAAAATGGTCACTGCCCAGCCCCACCGCCCGCTCAGGGCAGCGGCGGCACTTCCGGCCGAGCCACAGTTGCCGGCCCGGCCAGCTCGGCCCGCATCAGCGGCAAATGCTGCGGCCAGTCGCGCTGCATGCAATCGACCAGCGCCTCGCGCACCTTGCAGCGCAAATCCCAGTTCAGGCTCGAATTGTTCGAGGTCACCAGCACGCGCAGCTGCATGCTGCGCTCGCCCGCCTCGACCACCTGCAGCAGGCACAGCCGCTTGTCCCACTCGGAGGCAAGCTCGCAGGCGCGCTGGGCAGCTTCGCGCAGCGGCGCCAGCGGCATGCGGTAGTCCACCCAGATGAACACCGTGCCGATGATCTGCGCGTTCTTGCGCGTCCAGTTCTGAAACGGGTTTTCAATGAACCACTGCAGCGGAATGATCATCCGCCGCTCGTCCCAGATCTTCAGCACCACGTAGGTGCCGGTGATTTCCTCGACCCGGCCCCACTCGTTCTGGATGATCAGCACGTCATCGATGCGAAACGGCTGCGCCAGCGCAATCTGCAGCCCGGCGATCAGGTTGCTGAAAATCGGCCGCGCGGCAATGCCGGCCACCAGCCCGACCACGCCGGCCGACGCCAGCAGGCTGGCGCCAATCTGGCGCGCGCCCGGAAAGGTCATCAGCATCAGGGCCAGCCCGGCCAGCAAGATGACGAACATCGCGGTGCGCGACAGCATGCGCGTCTGGGTATGGATGCGGCGCGCGTTCAGGTTGTCCTCGACATCGACCGGGTGCAGGCCGATCACGCCCTGCGCCACGCCGCGCGCCGCGCGCAGGCCCAGCCAGGTCAGGCCGGTCAGCAGCAGCAGGACATTGACATGGCGCACGCCGGCAATCAGCGGAAAGCTGTCGGGCGCGATTTGCCAGACGGCCTGCAGCGCGATCAGCGGTAGCAGCAGCAGCGCCGGTGTCTGGCAATGCTGCGCCGTGCGGTAGGCCACCGGCATGGAGCGCGTCAGGCGCAGCACCACGGTCGCGCTCACGCGGTACACCAGCAGGGCCAGCAGCACGCAGATTCCAGCCGCCAGCAGGATGCGCAGCGCCGAATCGTCGGCCCACGAGATCAGCGCGCGCAGTTCAGGGAAACTCCGGCTCATGCCCGGCCCTAACCCGCCGCGCGCGGCCTGACCTTGGACGCCGCCAGCCGGGCATGCGTGCGCGCCACGTCCACATCGGCGTCAAACGCCAGCGCCACGCCCATGCGGCGCTTGACAAAACTCTCGGGCTTGCCGAACAGGCGGATGTCGGTGTTCGGCACGCGCAGCGCATCGGCCACGCCGTCGAACACGATGCCCGCCGCATCGACGCCGCCATAAATCACGGCGCTGGCGCCCGGGCTCTTGAGCGCGGTATCGACCGGCAGGCCCAGAATCGCCCGCGCATGCAGTTCGAACTCGTTTTGCCACTGCGTGCACAGCGTCACCATGCCGGTGTCGTGCGGGCGCGGGCTGACTTCGCTGAACCAGACCTCGTCGCCCTTCACGAACAGCTCGACGCCGAACACGCCCTGCCCACTCAGGTTGTCGGTCACGGCCCGGGCAATCTCGTGGCTCTTTTCGAGCGCCGCCGGGCGCATCGGGTGCGGCTGCCAGCTTTCCACATAGTCGCCGCTGACCTGCAGGTGGCCAATCGGCTCGCAAAAATGCGTTTCCACCTGGCCATCAGCACCCAACGCACGCACCGTCAGCAGCGTGATTTCATACTCAAAATCAACAAAGCCTTCGACGATCACGCGGCCACGGCTCACGCGCCCGCCGGCCATCGCGTGGTCCCAGGCCGGCGCCACGTCCTTGGGCAAGGCGATCTTGCTCTGGCCCTTGCCCGACGAACTCATCACCGGCTTGACGACGCAGGGGTAGCCGATTTTTGAATCAATCGCGGTCTGCAGTTCTTCGAGCGAATCGCAGAACACATACGGGCTGGTCGGCAGCGCCAGCGTTTCGGCGGCCAGGCGGCGAATGCCCTCGCGGTCCATGGTCAGGCGCGCGGCCCGGGCCGTGGGAATCACGCGCACCGTGCCAGCGGCTTCGAGTTCTTCGAGCATGCCGGTGGCAATCGCCTCGATCTCGGGCACCACCAGGTCGGGCTTTTCCTGTTCAATCAAGGCCTTGAGCTGCGCCGGGTCGCTCATGGTGATGGTGCGCGCGTGGTGCGCGACCTGCTGGCCGGGCGCGTTCTCGTAGCGGTCAACGGCGATGGTTTCCACGCCCAGGCGCTGCAGCGCGATCAGCACCTCCTTGCCCAGCTCGCCGGAGCCGAGCAGCATGACTTTGGTGGCGTGGGGAGACAAGGGGGTTCCGAAGGTGGTCATGGTGCAAGAGGATAAAGAGTGAAAAAAACCGGCCCCGGTCAACAGCCGGACGCGCCGGCTTGCGGCTGGCAGCTACTGTACTTCACTGAAGTGAAGCCGCCAGGAATGGGCACGGCGCGCGTCAAACGACCGATTGCGGCGCCACGGCGTCGCGCGGATGTGTAGCATCGGCAAGTCATTTCAACCTGGGATTTTTCCATGAAAAAACGCCATTTCCTGAACGCCTCCCTGGCCGGCGCGGTGGCCATGCCTTCCTGGGCCGCGGCCCAAGGCAGCCGCCGGGCCCCGGCAGGCCCGACGCTGCTGACGGTCAGCGGCCGCATCGGCGCGGGCAACCGTGGCCCGCTGGACCCGGCGCTCGACCAGATGATGGCCAAGCAAAAAATCATGTTCGACAAGGCGCAGGTGTTTGACTTTGCCGCCATCACCGCCCTGCCGGCCGTCACCATCCAGCCGACGCTCGAATACGACGGCAAGCCGCATTCGCTCAAGGGGCCGCTGCTGCTGGACGTGATGAAGGCCTGCGGCGTGAAGGCGGGCGACAAGACCATGCTGTTCCTGCGCGCCGTCGATGGCTACGCGGCGCAGGTTTCCGCCGCCGATGCGGGCAAATACCGCTTCATCGTGGCGACGCACCTTGACGGCCAGCCGATGGCGCTGGGTGGACTCGGTCCGCTGTGGGGCGTCTATGATGCCGACCGCTTTCCCGACATGGCGGCCAAACCCCTGCCCGCGCGCTTTGCCAACTGCCCCTGGGCCACCTACCACATCGAGGTCAGGGAAGGCTAAGCCTGGAAAACGCTAGGGAACGCAGCGAGGGAACGCCTCGAACTCATGCGTGCGCCACGCCTGATGGGCACAATAGCCGCATGACCCAGCCCCTTTTTGAAGTCGTTGACCTGAGCAAGCGCTACGGCGGCAACACCGTCGTCAACCAGTTGTCGTTTTCCATTGCGCCCGGCGAATGCCTGGGCGTGATCGGCCCGAACGGCGCCGGCAAGACCACCACCATCCGCATGTGCCTGGGGCTGACCAGCCCCGACTCCGGGCGCATCACCTACTTCCCTGGCGGCCAAAGCGCCAGCCTGTCGATGCCGCAGGACGCGCTGGCCATCAAGGAGCAACTCGGCATCGTCAGCCAGTTCGACAGCCTGGACCCGGATTTCTCGTGCGCCGAGAACCTGCTGGTGTTCGGCCGCTATTTCGGCCTGAAGGACAAGGTGATCAAGGAACGCATCCCCCGACTGCTGGAGTTTGCCGCCCTGACCCACAAGGCCGACGCCAAGCTCAGCGAACTCTCGGGCGGCATGAAGCGCCGCCTGAGCCTGGCGCGCGCGCTGGTCAACGACCCGCAGCTGCTGCTGCTCGACGAGCCAACCACCGGCCTGGACCCGCAGGCGCGGCATTTGATGTGGGAGCGGCTGCAGCGGCTGGTGCAGCAGGGCAAATCGATTTTGCTGACGACGCACTTCATGGACGAGGCCGAACGCCTGTGCAACCGCCTCTTGGTGCTCGACCACGGCAAGAAGATGACTGAAGGCACGCCGCGCGATTTGATCGCGCAGAACCTGGAGCCCGACGTGGTCGAGGTGTACGGCGCGGGCGCGCTGGCGCTGGTGGACTCACCGCTCAAGGCCATGGCCGCGCGCGTCGAGGTCAGCGGCGAAACCGTGTTTTTCTACACCAGCGACGCCAAGCGCCTGCTCGCCGCGCTGACCGACTACCCCGAGCTGCGCACGCTGCACCGCCCGGCCAACCTAGAAGACCTGTTCCTCAAGCTCACCGGGCGCCAGATCAGGGAGGCCGCATGACGACCGAAGCCACCACCTCAACATCCCAGCCGCCAGCGATTGCGGTGCAGGCCCCCCAGCCGGCCCTGCTGCGGCCGCCGCAGATCAGCTGGCGCTGGTGGCCGGTGTTCCGGCGCAACCTGCTGGTCTGGCGCAAGCTGGCCGTTCCCAGCCTGGTCGGCAACATCGCCGAGCCGCTGATCACGCTGGTCGCCTTTGGCTACGGGCTGGGCATGCTGATCGGGCAGGTGCAGTTGAATGGCAGCCCGGTGCCCTACATCCTGTTCCTGGCCAGCGGCTCGATCTGCATGAGCGCGATGAATGCCGCGTCGTTCGAGGCGCTGTATTCGGCGTTTTCGCGCATGCATGTGCAAAAAACATGGGACGGCATCATGAACGCGCCGGTGCGGCTGGACGACGTGGTGTTCGCCGAAATGCTGTGGGCCGCGTACAAGTCGCTGTTCACCAGCGCGGTCATTTTGGCGGTGATGCTGGCGCTGGGCATCAGCCACAGCCCGATGCTGATTTTGGCGCTGCCGCTCTTGGGGCTGGTGGGCATCGTCTTTGCCAGCATCGCGCTGATCTTCAACGCACTGGCCAAGGGCTATGACTTTTTCACTTATTACTTTTCGCTGTTCCTGACGCCGACGATGTTCCTGAGCGGCGTGTTTTTCCCGCGCGACCAGCTGCCCGGCGTGATGCGCGTCATCTCCGACTGGCTGCCGCTGACCGCCGCCGTCGAGCTGATCCGCCCGCTGTTCCTGGACCAGTGGCCGGCGCAGGGCCTGCGGCACCTGGCCGTGCTGGTGGTCTATGGCGTGGCCGCGTTCTGGATCGCGCTGGCGCTGACGCGCAGGCGGTTTCGGAACTAAAAGCGGCTTTTGCGCAATCAGGACATGCGCAAGCAGCTATTTTTTTGATAGCGCAACCTGAGCGCGGCGTGGCACGGGCAATGACCCAGCCCCATGCCCTCAACAGGCGAACAGGCCAGGTCAGACTGCCCTAGACTCATCCAATGGAAAACTCACAATTGCCAAACCGCGACATCGTGGTCATCGGGGCGTCGGCCGGCGGGGTCGAGGCGTTGCGGGGCTTCTTTGCGGCCTTGCCCGCCGACCTCGATGCCGCCATCCTGGTGGTGCTGCACATTCCGGCCGACACACCGAGCCAGCTCGACCAGGTGCTGGCGAATGCGACGCCGCTTCCGGTCGTGATTGCCGAAGATGGCCAGCCGATTGAGCACGGGCGTGTTTATGTCGCCTCGGCCGACCGGCACCTCATGGTCACGCCGCAAGGCATCCGGCTCAGCCGGGGGCCGAAGGAAGTCCGCGCCAGGCCGTCGGTCGATGTGCTGTTTCGCTCGGCCGCCGCAGCGTTTGGCTCGCGCGTCATCGGCGTGGTCCTGAGCGGCGCGCTCGACGACGGCACGGCCGGGCTCTGGGCCATCAAGGACCACCAGGGCGCCACGCTGGTGCAGATTCCTTCGCAGGCCATGCATCCCTCCATGCCCGAAAGCGCCATTGCGCATGTCCAGGTAGATTTTGTCGGCACGGTCGAAGCGCTGGCCGACAAGGTCAGGGAACTGGTCGGCACCGCCGCGCCCGTGGTGGCGGCCAGCGCTTTGAGCCTGCAGCGCGCCATGGAAAACGACATCGCCATGCAAGGCAATGCACTCAAGGCCGGCATCATGAACCTGGGCAAGGTTTCCCCCTACACCTGCCCCGATTGCCATGGCGTGCTGATGCAGATCGAAGAAGGCACGATTGTTCGTTTTCGCTGCCACACCGGCCATGCGTTTTCACTCAAGACCCTCATGGCCGAGATCAACGACGCCATCGACCAAAGTCTGTGGGCGACCTTGCGCGCCGTCGAAGAGCGGGTGATGCTGCTGCGCCAGATGGAACAGTTGGCGCTTCATTCCGGCGCGAACGACACGGCAGCGCAATGGCGCAAGCAGGCCGATGACTCGGAACAGCGGCTCCAGCCGCTGCGCGACCTGGTGCTTGATCCGGGCTTTTTCGGGCATGCGTCCAAGAACTGAATCGCCGGCTCACCCGCCAGCCGGGCATGCGCGCAGGCAGCCGCCTCAGTTCGCGGCAAAGCAGTAGAACAGCCCTGCGCCACCGACCGACTTGAGCGCCTCGGGGCTGCAGCCGGGCGTGGCATGGGAGGCGTTCCAGGACTTCATGGGGGCGGACTCGTTGATGCCGATGCGGTCGTGGTGGCCGACGATGGCCGAGCCGGCGCCGCTTTGCGTCCAGCCGCCGCAGGTGGTGTCGGGGGCCGAGGTGTCCAGGCGGCCGTCCGCCGTGGAGCCGGTCAGCATGTCGTGCATGTTGACGGCATCGCCCCGGCCGCTGACGACCTCGCCTTTTTCCGTCAGCGAATTCTGCTTGGTGAGCTGGTTGTCGGCGCTGTGCAAGTTGTCCACGCTGGTGGCCACGACCACGCCCCTGGCGTTTTGCCACGGGCCGCGGCCGATGCGCTCGCGCGCATTGACGGCCGGGCTGGCGCCGCTGGCCGGGGCGCTGAGGTAGGCGCGCCAGTTCTTGCCGCCGGCATTGGCCGAGGCGGCCAGTGTCTGGCAATAGGCATCGGCGCCGGCCAGGCCGCCCAGGTCGGCGCCCTTGCCCGGGTTGGCGCTGGTCACGAAAAAGCTCATCGGGCTCATGGGATGCGGCGAGGTCGATGGCATCGGCGCGCAGGCGCCCAGGATGGCGGCCGAAGCCAGAAGTGCGAGTCTCAAGCGTGATTGCATGGCGGTCCCTTTGATGAATGGCTGAATTGCCGTGTTGTGCTTGCCCGGTAAAGGTACGCCAAGCGCCGGTGCGATTCAATCGCTGATTTCACCTAATGCATCGGCAGCCTTCGCCAGGAAAAACCCCTCATGCAGGCAAAGCTGCCTTTAAAAAATCCTTGGCGTTTTTTCGATCCCTGCATTAATTTGTAATTAAAAGTTAAAGTTCAAATGCTTCAATAGCCTTTGAGCAGCGTGGACAACGCTGCCCAAAGTGCTTCAGCGAAAGAGAGGAGCCACTGTTTCCAGAAACAAAAACCGCCTGGAAGCCGTGTCGGCTGGTACGACTCAAAATCGAATCAGATTTCGTAACAATATGTATAAAAAAGAAAGATTTCTCTGATGTTTTCAATTCAATCAAAAATAATACCGACCGCCTGCCGCCTGCTGGCGACGAGCCTGCTGGGTTTGACTGCCGCCGGGGCGCTGGCGCAAACAACCGGTGGAGCGGCGCTGGTGCCGATACAAATCGGGGTGATCGCCCCGCTGAGCGGGCCTTCGGCCGACTTTGGCGTGCCCATGCTCAATGGCGTCAAGCTGGCGGTGGACGAGATCAACGCCGCTGGCGGCTTCCTGGGACGAAAGCTCGAACTGGTGGTCAAGGACGATGGTGCCAATCCGGACCAGGGCCGCAAGGCGTCCGAAGAACTGGCCGCGCAAAAGATCACGGCCGTCATCGGTTTTTGCAACACGGGCGTGGCGGCAAAATCGCTGGAGGTGTTTCAGAACAGCAAGATCCCGCTCATCATTCCCTGCGCGACCGGCACCCAGCTCACGGCCAAATACCCCGCGCCAGACAGCTACATCTTTCGCACTTCCGCCAAGGACGCCGTTCAGTCCAGCTTTGTGGTCGATGACATCTTCAAGCGCGGCTGGACCAAGGTGGCGGTGTTTGCCGACAGCACCGCTTACGGCGAGTCGGGCTTGAAGGACGTGACAGCGGCCCTGGCCAGCCATGGCCTCAAGCCGGTCCATGTGGCGCGCTTTCCTATTGGCGTGAAGGACGTGACGGCCGAACTCAAGGCCGCCCGCGATGCCGGAGCCAACGCGGTGTTCAGCTACAGCCTGGGCCCCGAGAGCGTCGCCATTGCCCTGGGGCGCAAGGAGCTGGGCTGGAAGGTGCCGCAGGTGGGCGCCTGGGCCTTGAGTTTTCCGGCTTATGTGAATGTCGCCAAGGAAGCGGCGGAAGACACGCTGATGGCCCAGACCTTCATCGTGGAGCAGCGCGGCAACGAACGCCGGACGGCTTTCCTGAATGGCTACATGGCCAAATACAAGCTCAAGAGCGTGCCGGCGTCGATTCCCGCAGCGCAGGCTTATGACAGCACCTACCTGCTGCTTTACAGCCTGTTCGGGGTGCGCAGCGCTTCACTGGACGGCCCGGCCATCAAGGCATCGCTGGAAAACCTGAAAAAGGTGTATTACGGCGCGGTCGCCACCTACGACCATCCGTTCAGCGCCAGCGACAAGGATGCGTTCACCGCCAACATGCTGCTGCTGGGCATGGTCAAGGGTGGCGTCGTGACCTACGCCTACCCCGCCGACATCAAGCGCAATGTGTTTGCGCAGCGCAAGCAGTAGTCCCGATTTATAGATAAAACAAGGCTTTTGCGCAGTATGGGCGGGCGTTATAAGCTACTTATTTAATAGCATCCTGCGCCCGTCCTGCTTGCGCCAGAGACCTGAAGCACACTCAAAAAAGCCCCGCCGGTCACCTGACTGGCGGGGCTGTGCTGCCGCAAAACGCCGGGCTTGCCGGCGCGAAGGCGCTTATTGCTGCTTGACGGCTTCGACCTGGACCACCAGGCGGACGTTTTTCGGGAAGCCCCAGTCGATGCCGTAGTTCATGCCGAAGGCGGTGCGGTCAATCGTGGTTTCGAAGTCGCCGCCGCACACTTCGCGCTTGAGCATCGGGCTGGTGTAGCAGTTGAACTGGTTGGCTTTGAGCGTGACGGGCAGGGTTTTGCCAAGCAGGGTCAGGTTGCCGGCGATTTCGGACACCTTGTCGCCGTTGAAGCTGAACTTGTCGGAGACAAACTTGATGGTCGGGTATTTGGCGGCGTCGAACAGGTCGGGGCTTTGCAGGTGCTTGTCAAACGCGGCGGCGCCGGTATTGACGGAGGTGGCGTCGATGCTGACCTCCACCTTGCCGGTCTTGGCGGCGCGGTCCAGTTGCACCGAGCCTTCCTTCTTGTCGAAGCGGCCCCGGTTGGTGCTGGTGCCGAAGTGGCCGATTTCAAACGTCGCAAAGGTATGCGTCGGGTCCATCGCGTAGGTGGCGGTTTCGGCATGGGCCGCGCCGGCCAGCAGGGCGGCCGCGGCGGCCAGGGTCAAAATTGATTTACGCATGGGAGGGGTTCCAGGGATAGGGAAAAGTAAGGTTAAAGAAAAATCAGTATTTGCCCACGCCGGTCAGCGCGAGCTTGAATTTGACCTGCACGTCGTCGGCCACCATCGAGGTGTCGGCCCACTCGTTCTCGCCAATCTTGAAGGCCAGGCGCTTGATGGCAAACGCGCCGCTGGCGGTGGTGATGGCGCCGGCCTGGCTCAGGGTCACAGGCACCACGACATCGCGCACATTGCCCTTGATGCTCAGCTTGCCGGCCACTTCGTATTTGCCCGGCGCGATTTTCTTGACGGCGCCTGACTGGAAGGTGGCCTGGGGAAATTTCACCGCGCTGAACCAGTCGGGCTTGGGCAGCTCGGCATCGGACTCGGGCGCGCCGACTGTGGCGCTGCCGGTGTCGATGGCAAAGGCGATCTTGCTGGCTTCGGGCTTGGCGGGATCAAACGCGATTTGCGCATCGAACTTCTTGAAATGCCCATCGACCGACACGCCCATCTGCTTGCTGGCAAAGGCAATTTCGCTTTGCGCCGGGATCAGCTTTTGCGCGGCTGGGGCCTGGGCCTGGGCCGACATCGAAAGCAGCGCGGCGGCCAGGCCCAGGCTGGCGGCGCGCAGGGTGAAAGAAAAAGTGTTCATGCGTTCGGTTTTCAGTGGGTGAAGAGAAAAAGAAGTGAGGCAGGCTCAGCGCAGGCCTGGCAGCATGCGCTGGAGCAGGCCGTCGCGGTCCACCCAGTGGTGCTTGAGGGCGGCTGCCACATGCAGGGCCACCAGAGCGGCCAGCGCAAAGGCCGACCATTCATGCCAGGGCTTGATCAGCGCGGCCAGGGCCTTGTCGGGTGCAACAAAGTCGGGCAGCGGCAGCACTCCGAACAGCACGATGGAAAATCCCGCCGCCGAGCTGTAGGCCCAGCCAATCAGCGGCACGAGGAAAAACAGCGCATACAGCAAGCCGTGGGTGGCGTGGTAGGCGCGCACTTGCCATGCCGGCATGGCCGCCTCGATGCGCCGGGGCAAGGCCGGCGGGCGATGGGTGAGGCGCCACGTCAACCGGGCCAGCGACAGCGCCAGAATCACGACGCCGGCCCACTTGTGCCAGTTGTAGAGCTTCAGGCGCAGCGGTGAAAACGGCAGGTCGGCCATGTAGAGGCCGACGCCAAACATCAGGACCAGCGCGAGCGCCAGCACCCAGTGCAAGGCCATGGAAACACCGTGATAGCGGGAAGGAGTGGTGGTTAGAACAGCTGAGGTCATGACGGAAACAGGTTAAAAACTTTCGTAAAACATTGAAAGTTCTACGAAGTATAGAAACCGTTTGCGCGCGAAAAGTTCAAATTAATTGATGAGATTGTTCAAATTTTTTGAATCACCAGCCTGTTAGCGGTGAGTTATGACGAATGCAGTCCGGGCTCGGGCGCCGCAGCCGCAGCCGCAAAGCGTTCCGTCAACTCGCCCAGGCCAAGCTCCGCCAGCACCTGCTGCAGCCGCGTCTGTGCGGCGCGGGTCTTGGCGGCGTTCGGCGTGGCCGGACGGCTGGCCAGGATCAGCTCGTTCTTCATCGAATGTTCCCAGCCGACCAGCTCGGTCACGGTGACCTGGTAGCCGTTGGCCTCCAGCTGCAGGCAGCGCAGCACGTTGGTGATCTGGCTGCCGAATTCGCGCGTGTGCAGCGGATGGCGCCAGAGTTCGGCCAGCGGATTCTTGTTCAGGTTCAGCGCGCGCGACTTTTTCAGCACGCCGGCCACCTCGGCCTGGCAGCACGGCACCAAGACCATGTGGCGCGCCTCTTTGGCCAGGCCAAAGGCAATCGCGTCGTCGGTGGCGGTGTCGCAGGCATGCAGGGCGGTGACGATGTCCACCGTGGGCGGCAGCGCGGTGGACGTGGTGGCTTCCTGCACCGACAGGTTCAGGAAGGACATGTTGGCAAAGCCCAGCCGCGCGGCGAGCAGCCGCGATTTTTCGACCAGCTCGGCGCGGGTCTCGATGCCGTGGATATGGCCATTGACCTTCTCGCCCGCGTGCGCCACGTTGAAGAACAGGTCGTACAGGATAAAGCCGAGGTAGGACTTGC comes from Polaromonas naphthalenivorans CJ2 and encodes:
- a CDS encoding class I SAM-dependent methyltransferase, with protein sequence MQKNSPPSTDKSTGKPSRKALVAAHAARPAQVIEELRPGQSIELLKELHILTREGKLNQDARRKLKQVYHLYQFIEPLLNEVCASAQGFTLADHGAGKSYLGFILYDLFFNVAHAGEKVNGHIHGIETRAELVEKSRLLAARLGFANMSFLNLSVQEATTSTALPPTVDIVTALHACDTATDDAIAFGLAKEARHMVLVPCCQAEVAGVLKKSRALNLNKNPLAELWRHPLHTREFGSQITNVLRCLQLEANGYQVTVTELVGWEHSMKNELILASRPATPNAAKTRAAQTRLQQVLAELGLGELTERFAAAAAAPEPGLHSS
- a CDS encoding YceI family protein, with the protein product MRKSILTLAAAAALLAGAAHAETATYAMDPTHTFATFEIGHFGTSTNRGRFDKKEGSVQLDRAAKTGKVEVSIDATSVNTGAAAFDKHLQSPDLFDAAKYPTIKFVSDKFSFNGDKVSEIAGNLTLLGKTLPVTLKANQFNCYTSPMLKREVCGGDFETTIDRTAFGMNYGIDWGFPKNVRLVVQVEAVKQQ
- a CDS encoding cytochrome b, encoding MTSAVLTTTPSRYHGVSMALHWVLALALVLMFGVGLYMADLPFSPLRLKLYNWHKWAGVVILALSLARLTWRLTHRPPALPRRIEAAMPAWQVRAYHATHGLLYALFFLVPLIGWAYSSAAGFSIVLFGVLPLPDFVAPDKALAALIKPWHEWSAFALAALVALHVAAALKHHWVDRDGLLQRMLPGLR
- a CDS encoding YceI family protein; translated protein: MNTFSFTLRAASLGLAAALLSMSAQAQAPAAQKLIPAQSEIAFASKQMGVSVDGHFKKFDAQIAFDPAKPEASKIAFAIDTGSATVGAPESDAELPKPDWFSAVKFPQATFQSGAVKKIAPGKYEVAGKLSIKGNVRDVVVPVTLSQAGAITTASGAFAIKRLAFKIGENEWADTSMVADDVQVKFKLALTGVGKY